Proteins from one Thaumasiovibrio subtropicus genomic window:
- the secB gene encoding protein-export chaperone SecB, whose product MAEAAQPNQEQQNFQIQRIFLKDVSFEAPNSPDMFQKEWQPDVKLDLDTQSRQLAENVYEVVLRLTVTVKNADDTAFLCEVQQGGIFSVEGMEAPQLAHCLGAFCPNILFPYARETISSLVVKGTFPQLNLAPVNFDALFMNYLQKQAGEQSQENAEA is encoded by the coding sequence ATGGCTGAAGCAGCGCAACCAAATCAAGAGCAACAAAACTTTCAAATTCAACGCATCTTCCTAAAAGATGTGTCTTTCGAAGCGCCAAACTCGCCGGACATGTTCCAAAAAGAGTGGCAGCCAGACGTTAAGCTTGATCTCGATACGCAGAGCCGTCAGCTAGCTGAAAACGTGTACGAAGTTGTTCTACGCCTTACTGTTACTGTGAAAAATGCTGATGACACTGCGTTCCTATGTGAAGTTCAGCAAGGCGGTATCTTCAGTGTTGAAGGTATGGAAGCACCGCAACTGGCACACTGCCTAGGCGCGTTCTGCCCGAACATCCTATTCCCATATGCGCGTGAAACGATTTCAAGCCTCGTTGTTAAGGGTACCTTCCCTCAACTAAACCTAGCGCCAGTAAACTTCGACGCACTGTTCATGAACTACCTGCAAAAGCAAGCGGGTGAGCAGAGCCAAGAAAACGCAGAAGCGTAA
- the cpxA gene encoding envelope stress sensor histidine kinase CpxA produces MNLPRISSLYGRIFATFWFTLLIVVIGLLAVPQFDPRSEHNIPREHFNDVQKAMKRMSSLPLSLEDKIALIRQRQREFSFKAYFTDDEGESIGKGIPQSRILSNFASLSYDPSEPQQKLYGHWMVSGPFLVQADDGSAYMYLSRRWQRPPPWFLRILDKPFQLLLVTMLISTPLLLWLAWAVTQPARRLQQAAEKVSRGELETDPKLEKGPSEFVNTGRSFNHMVSSLNQMISGQQRLLSDISHELRSPLTRLRMATALAVRKQGESNELSRIETEAERLEQMIAELLELSRMQVNSHSEYELTDAESVWLEMLKDAEFEAEQNGKRLQWHGLKPWSLHAHPALLCSALENVARNAIKYANQSVTVNFDAQPQQLVIHVCDDGPGVPASERDDIFRPFYRVSTARDRDSGGTGLGLSITESAVRQHNGVITASESESGGLCVTMTLPLNG; encoded by the coding sequence ATGAATCTGCCGCGTATTTCGAGCCTCTATGGTCGTATATTTGCCACTTTTTGGTTCACACTGCTGATCGTTGTGATTGGCCTTTTGGCCGTACCGCAGTTCGACCCACGATCGGAGCACAACATTCCGCGCGAGCACTTTAATGATGTGCAAAAGGCGATGAAAAGAATGTCGAGTCTGCCACTCTCGTTAGAAGATAAGATAGCGTTAATTCGTCAGCGTCAGCGTGAGTTTTCTTTTAAGGCCTACTTCACGGACGATGAGGGCGAGTCAATAGGTAAAGGCATTCCGCAAAGCCGCATCCTTAGCAACTTTGCCTCTCTCTCTTATGACCCCAGTGAGCCGCAGCAGAAACTCTACGGGCATTGGATGGTCTCCGGTCCTTTTCTTGTCCAAGCCGATGATGGCTCGGCCTATATGTACTTATCTCGACGTTGGCAACGGCCACCACCGTGGTTCTTACGTATTTTAGACAAACCTTTTCAACTTCTGCTGGTCACCATGCTCATCAGCACGCCGCTTCTACTGTGGTTAGCGTGGGCGGTCACTCAACCTGCTCGCCGCTTGCAACAAGCCGCTGAGAAAGTAAGCCGCGGCGAGCTAGAAACCGATCCAAAGCTTGAGAAAGGGCCCAGTGAGTTCGTCAATACAGGCCGCAGCTTTAACCATATGGTCAGCTCCCTCAATCAGATGATATCGGGCCAACAGCGCCTGCTTTCCGATATCTCGCACGAACTGCGCTCACCATTAACACGTCTGCGGATGGCGACCGCCTTAGCCGTGCGTAAACAGGGGGAGAGCAATGAGCTAAGCCGCATCGAGACGGAAGCGGAGCGCTTAGAGCAGATGATTGCAGAGCTACTGGAACTGTCACGTATGCAGGTGAATAGCCACTCAGAGTACGAGTTGACGGATGCCGAAAGTGTTTGGCTAGAAATGCTTAAAGACGCAGAGTTTGAAGCGGAGCAAAATGGCAAGCGATTACAGTGGCATGGGTTGAAGCCGTGGTCGCTGCATGCCCATCCGGCGTTGCTTTGCTCCGCGCTTGAAAACGTCGCTCGTAATGCCATCAAATACGCCAACCAATCCGTTACCGTCAATTTTGATGCACAGCCGCAACAGTTAGTCATTCATGTTTGCGACGACGGCCCCGGCGTTCCCGCAAGCGAGCGAGATGATATTTTTCGCCCCTTCTATCGTGTATCCACGGCACGCGACAGGGATAGTGGTGGCACCGGTCTTGGACTCTCGATTACCGAGAGTGCCGTCAGGCAACACAACGGCGTCATCACAGCCAGTGAAAGTGAATCCGGCGGCCTCTGTGTCACCATGACGTTACCCTTAAACGGTTAA
- the pfkA gene encoding 6-phosphofructokinase, whose protein sequence is MIKKIGVLTSGGDAPGMNAAVRGVVRSALSEGLEVYGIYDGYLGLHQNRIEKLNRNSVSDIINKGGTFLGSARFPEFKDEKVRAQAIENLKMHGIDALVVIGGDGSYMGAKKLTEMGFPCIGLPGTIDNDVAGTDYTIGYLTALNTVIDAIDRLRDTSSSHQRISIVEVMGRHCGDLTLMASIAGGCEYIITPEVGLNKDELISKIKEGIYKGKKHAIVAITELMTDVNELAQYIEAETGRETRATILGHIQRGGQPTAFDRVLASRMGAYAVELLIQGEGGRCVGIQEEKMVHHDIIDAIENMRRPFKKDMYELANKLF, encoded by the coding sequence ATGATTAAGAAGATTGGTGTATTGACCAGTGGTGGTGACGCACCGGGTATGAATGCTGCAGTTCGCGGCGTGGTACGTTCAGCATTGTCTGAAGGTTTAGAAGTTTATGGAATTTATGACGGCTACCTAGGCCTTCATCAGAACCGTATTGAAAAATTAAACCGTAACAGCGTCTCAGATATTATCAACAAAGGCGGTACTTTCCTTGGCTCTGCGCGTTTTCCAGAGTTCAAAGATGAGAAGGTGCGTGCTCAAGCTATCGAAAACCTGAAGATGCACGGTATCGACGCGCTTGTTGTTATTGGCGGTGATGGCTCTTACATGGGTGCTAAGAAGCTAACCGAGATGGGCTTCCCATGTATCGGTCTGCCAGGCACTATCGATAACGACGTTGCAGGTACGGATTATACTATCGGTTACCTGACAGCCTTGAACACGGTGATCGATGCGATTGACCGTCTACGAGATACGTCGTCATCACACCAGCGTATCTCTATCGTTGAGGTAATGGGACGTCACTGTGGTGATTTGACGCTGATGGCTTCGATTGCTGGCGGCTGTGAGTACATCATCACGCCAGAAGTTGGCTTGAACAAAGATGAGCTGATTTCGAAGATCAAAGAAGGCATCTATAAAGGTAAGAAGCACGCTATTGTTGCCATTACCGAGTTGATGACGGATGTCAACGAGTTGGCGCAGTACATCGAAGCCGAAACAGGCCGCGAAACACGAGCGACGATTCTCGGTCACATTCAACGTGGTGGTCAGCCAACGGCATTCGACCGTGTTTTAGCCTCACGTATGGGTGCTTACGCGGTTGAACTTCTGATTCAAGGCGAGGGTGGTCGTTGTGTGGGCATCCAAGAAGAGAAGATGGTTCACCACGACATTATCGATGCGATTGAAAACATGCGTCGTCCATTCAAGAAAGACATGTACGAACTGGCGAACAAGTTGTTCTAA
- the gpsA gene encoding NAD(P)H-dependent glycerol-3-phosphate dehydrogenase: MTNSPITMSVLGAGSYGTALAISLARDGANVILWGHEPEHIAQLEIDRRNEEFLPSVDFPESLIVTSDLEQAVQSSRDLLVVVPSHVFGLVLGQVKSFLRDDSRLCWATKGLEPETGRLLQDVAYEQLGESIPLAVLSGPTFAKELASGMPTAISVASTNAEFVADLQETIHCSKTFRVYSNSDFIGMQLGGAVKNVIAIGAGMSDGIGFGANARTALITRGLAEMCRLGAALGAQQETFMGMAGLGDLVLTCTDNQSRNRRFGLGLGKGGSVDAVQEEIGQVVEGYRNTKEVWALAQRHGVEMPIVDQIYQVLYQNKDARQAAKDLLARDKKGES, translated from the coding sequence ATGACAAACAGCCCTATCACGATGTCTGTGTTAGGCGCTGGGTCTTACGGTACTGCGCTCGCAATCTCATTGGCACGAGATGGTGCCAATGTGATTTTGTGGGGGCATGAGCCTGAACATATTGCACAGCTGGAAATTGATCGTCGCAACGAAGAGTTTCTGCCTAGTGTCGATTTTCCTGAGTCACTCATTGTGACCAGTGATCTTGAACAGGCGGTGCAATCGAGCCGCGACCTATTGGTCGTTGTGCCGAGCCATGTGTTTGGTTTGGTGCTCGGGCAGGTGAAGTCCTTCCTTCGTGATGACTCGCGTCTTTGTTGGGCAACCAAAGGGTTAGAGCCAGAGACGGGGCGCTTATTACAAGATGTCGCGTATGAGCAGCTAGGCGAGTCGATTCCTTTGGCTGTATTGTCCGGCCCGACGTTTGCCAAAGAGCTTGCATCAGGGATGCCAACAGCCATCTCAGTGGCCTCAACCAATGCTGAGTTTGTTGCTGATCTTCAAGAGACAATTCATTGCAGTAAAACATTCCGTGTGTATAGCAACTCTGATTTTATCGGTATGCAACTCGGTGGAGCAGTGAAAAATGTCATCGCTATCGGTGCTGGCATGTCTGACGGTATTGGTTTTGGTGCTAACGCGCGTACTGCTTTGATTACGCGTGGTCTGGCTGAAATGTGTCGTTTAGGTGCGGCTTTGGGCGCGCAGCAAGAGACCTTCATGGGCATGGCGGGTCTAGGTGATTTGGTACTGACTTGTACGGATAACCAATCACGTAACCGTCGCTTTGGTCTCGGTCTCGGTAAAGGAGGCAGTGTTGACGCGGTACAAGAAGAGATAGGTCAAGTCGTTGAAGGCTATCGCAATACCAAAGAGGTGTGGGCGCTAGCGCAACGCCACGGTGTTGAGATGCCCATCGTTGATCAGATTTATCAGGTTCTTTATCAAAACAAAGACGCACGCCAAGCGGCGAAAGACTTACTGGCAAGGGACAAAAAAGGCGAGTCTTGA
- the fieF gene encoding CDF family cation-efflux transporter FieF (FieF, a metal efflux transporter, is a member of the CDF (cation diffusion facilitator) family of transporters.): MTSQYARLVQTAAWAATLVATLLMLVKLGAWWHTGSVTMLASLVDSLLDMAASVTNLIVVRYALQPADEEHTFGHGKAESLAALAQAMFITGSAFFLLLNGFERLFRPQDLVEPGYGVAVSAFAIVVTLLLVTFQQYVVKKTGSQAIAADSLHYQSDLYMNVAIMVALGLSWWGWGQADALFAIGIGVYIIKGALMMGYDAVQTLLDRQLPAEEVDKIEKLACGVRLVKGVHQVRTRQSGPVKFIQLHLELDDDLKLVDAHRVADQVEDLLEVAFPGADIMIHQDPVSVVDTKREHKGDIC; the protein is encoded by the coding sequence ATGACTTCCCAGTATGCCCGTCTCGTACAGACCGCTGCGTGGGCAGCAACCCTCGTTGCGACACTTTTGATGCTTGTTAAGCTTGGTGCTTGGTGGCATACCGGCTCAGTGACAATGCTCGCTTCACTGGTCGACTCCTTACTTGATATGGCTGCCTCAGTCACGAATCTCATTGTGGTGCGTTATGCGCTACAACCCGCAGACGAAGAGCATACCTTCGGCCATGGTAAAGCGGAATCACTTGCCGCGCTCGCTCAAGCGATGTTTATTACTGGCTCAGCCTTTTTCCTTCTTCTGAATGGCTTTGAACGCCTGTTTAGGCCGCAAGACTTGGTTGAACCTGGCTATGGTGTGGCAGTCAGTGCTTTTGCCATTGTCGTGACGCTATTGCTGGTGACTTTCCAGCAATACGTGGTCAAAAAGACAGGTAGCCAAGCGATTGCCGCAGACTCATTACATTATCAATCTGATCTTTATATGAATGTGGCGATTATGGTCGCTTTAGGATTAAGTTGGTGGGGGTGGGGTCAGGCAGATGCGCTCTTTGCGATCGGTATCGGGGTTTATATTATTAAAGGTGCCCTTATGATGGGCTATGATGCTGTGCAGACTTTGCTCGATCGGCAATTGCCTGCTGAAGAAGTCGATAAAATCGAAAAGCTTGCCTGTGGTGTCAGGTTGGTAAAAGGGGTGCACCAAGTGCGTACCCGTCAGTCAGGTCCTGTGAAGTTTATTCAATTACATTTGGAGCTTGATGATGACTTGAAGCTAGTGGATGCCCATCGGGTTGCCGATCAAGTGGAAGACTTGCTTGAAGTGGCGTTTCCGGGCGCAGATATCATGATTCACCAAGATCCTGTCTCGGTTGTCGATACAAAACGCGAGCATAAAGGGGATATTTGCTAA
- a CDS encoding CpxP family protein, which translates to MMKKRTILATAIALPLVMTSATAVAFGGGHQGGKGQCQANPHKMLRQLDLTAEQKTELKALRETHRAEMKEDRQNNRDTRQAHREAMQALMLSADFDEVAAEALAAEMSERHQQRQVEMMSKRHQMLSILTDEQKTQLTELQEKRFERCQQKMESRGGNRQA; encoded by the coding sequence ATGATGAAGAAGCGTACTATTTTAGCAACGGCGATTGCCTTACCATTGGTGATGACATCTGCAACAGCGGTTGCATTTGGAGGCGGTCATCAGGGAGGAAAAGGTCAATGTCAGGCCAATCCGCACAAAATGTTACGTCAGTTGGATCTGACGGCAGAGCAAAAAACGGAATTGAAAGCACTGCGTGAAACACACCGCGCTGAGATGAAAGAAGATCGCCAAAATAACCGCGATACGCGACAAGCTCACCGCGAGGCGATGCAAGCCTTGATGCTATCTGCAGACTTTGATGAAGTTGCCGCCGAAGCGTTAGCTGCTGAAATGAGTGAGCGTCATCAGCAACGCCAAGTAGAGATGATGTCAAAACGCCATCAGATGCTGAGCATTTTAACTGATGAGCAGAAAACGCAGTTAACGGAGCTGCAAGAGAAGCGTTTTGAGCGCTGCCAGCAGAAAATGGAATCACGTGGTGGCAACCGTCAAGCGTAA
- the cysE gene encoding serine O-acetyltransferase: protein MECHKHQVWELVRAEAKQQSEQEPMLGSFYHATILNHDNLQGALSFILANKLATPSMQPMAVREVVEQAYRNDPQLCEAAAYDIKAIVERDPAVEMCSIPLLYLKGYHALQGYRVANWLWKEGRQALAVYLQNQISVACQVDIHPAAKIGRGIMLDHATGIVVGETAVIENDVSILQDVTLGGTGKEGGDRHPKIREGVMIGAGAKILGNIEVGEGAKIGSCSVVLNPVPPHTTVAGVPAKIVGRPASDKPSMDMDQQFNGHSRTFIGGDGI from the coding sequence ATGGAATGCCATAAGCATCAAGTGTGGGAGTTAGTGCGCGCAGAAGCCAAGCAACAGTCGGAACAAGAGCCGATGCTGGGCAGTTTTTACCATGCAACGATTCTTAATCACGATAACCTTCAGGGTGCGTTGAGCTTTATTCTGGCAAACAAGCTAGCAACCCCTTCTATGCAGCCAATGGCGGTACGAGAAGTGGTTGAACAAGCCTATCGCAATGATCCTCAGCTGTGTGAGGCCGCCGCTTACGATATCAAAGCGATTGTTGAGCGTGACCCTGCTGTCGAGATGTGCTCCATTCCGTTGTTATACCTCAAAGGTTACCATGCGCTGCAAGGCTACCGTGTGGCGAACTGGCTATGGAAAGAAGGCCGGCAAGCACTGGCGGTGTATTTGCAAAACCAAATTTCTGTCGCTTGTCAGGTCGATATTCACCCGGCCGCAAAAATTGGCCGTGGCATCATGCTTGACCATGCGACGGGCATTGTGGTGGGTGAAACCGCCGTGATTGAAAATGACGTATCAATTCTTCAAGACGTTACCTTGGGTGGTACGGGTAAAGAAGGGGGCGATCGTCATCCTAAGATCCGTGAAGGTGTGATGATTGGTGCTGGAGCGAAAATCTTGGGTAACATTGAAGTTGGCGAAGGGGCGAAGATTGGCTCTTGCTCGGTTGTACTTAACCCTGTTCCGCCGCACACCACGGTGGCGGGGGTACCGGCGAAAATTGTCGGACGTCCCGCATCCGACAAACCATCAATGGATATGGACCAGCAGTTTAACGGCCATAGCCGGACCTTTATTGGCGGCGACGGGATTTAA
- a CDS encoding FAD-binding oxidoreductase yields MADWIPATVIDNRHWNNNLFSLVLEANIEPFKAGQFTKLALDIDGKRVQRAYSFVNPPEENRVEIYATRVADGLLSPRLHALDSGDEVLITARANGFFTLDEVPDAQVLWMIASGTAIGPYLSILREKQVWRRFRKVVLIHAVRYAADLSYQGEINELKAHYPDQLIVQPFVSREPVPGALNGRITYALTDGLLERMVGVPLDAENSHVMICGNPEMVKETKSLLEARGLKKHLRREPGQITMEHYW; encoded by the coding sequence ATGGCTGATTGGATCCCTGCAACTGTTATTGATAATCGACACTGGAACAACAACTTGTTCAGTTTGGTGTTAGAAGCCAATATTGAACCCTTTAAAGCGGGCCAGTTTACAAAACTTGCACTCGATATTGATGGCAAAAGGGTTCAACGCGCCTACTCCTTCGTCAATCCACCCGAAGAAAACCGTGTCGAGATCTATGCCACTCGTGTTGCTGATGGCTTACTCTCACCTCGACTACACGCTTTAGATAGCGGCGATGAAGTGCTCATTACTGCCCGCGCTAATGGCTTTTTCACCCTCGACGAAGTCCCGGATGCGCAGGTACTGTGGATGATTGCATCAGGCACCGCCATTGGCCCTTACCTCTCGATATTACGAGAAAAGCAGGTATGGCGTCGCTTTCGTAAAGTCGTCTTAATCCATGCGGTCCGCTACGCCGCTGACCTCAGCTACCAAGGCGAGATCAATGAGTTAAAGGCTCACTATCCAGATCAACTGATTGTGCAACCCTTTGTGAGTCGCGAACCCGTCCCCGGCGCGCTTAATGGGCGAATAACCTATGCGTTAACCGATGGGCTGCTCGAGCGCATGGTTGGGGTGCCTCTTGATGCTGAAAACAGCCATGTCATGATCTGTGGTAACCCTGAAATGGTCAAAGAGACAAAAAGCCTCCTCGAAGCCCGCGGATTAAAAAAACACTTACGCCGCGAACCGGGACAGATCACCATGGAACACTACTGGTAG
- a CDS encoding tRNA (cytidine(34)-2'-O)-methyltransferase, whose amino-acid sequence MFDIALYEPEIAPNTGNIIRLTANTGGQLHLIEPLGFDLEEKKLRRAGLDYRDLTHVHRYPNFDAFLAAMEGRRLFACTTKTTNFHTNAKFEKGDVLLFGPETRGLPAAFIESLPLEQRLRIPMQPDSRSLNLSNSVAVIAYEAWRQFGFEGGV is encoded by the coding sequence ATGTTTGATATCGCGCTATATGAACCGGAAATCGCCCCGAATACGGGCAACATTATTCGCTTGACTGCGAATACAGGTGGTCAACTGCATTTGATTGAACCGCTAGGATTTGACCTTGAAGAGAAGAAGTTACGTCGCGCGGGGTTAGACTATCGCGATTTAACCCATGTCCATCGCTATCCTAACTTTGATGCTTTTTTAGCAGCAATGGAAGGGCGTCGCCTGTTTGCTTGTACCACCAAAACAACCAACTTCCATACCAATGCCAAGTTCGAAAAAGGCGATGTACTGCTATTCGGACCGGAAACGCGTGGTCTACCCGCCGCGTTTATTGAGAGCCTACCGTTAGAACAAAGACTGCGCATTCCAATGCAACCAGACAGTCGCAGCCTCAACTTATCTAACTCTGTCGCCGTGATAGCTTATGAAGCATGGCGACAATTTGGCTTTGAAGGTGGGGTTTAA
- a CDS encoding response regulator yields MNTILLVDDDKELRDLLSDILTMEGFTVLQASNGEEGLEKLSSSVDLVLLDVMMPQMNGMDMLRRLREGFDTPVLMLTAKGDEIDRVLGLELGADDYLPKPFSDRELLARMRAILRRTQGTPKNQPDQLSFQDIVIYPGRQEVYCQDQAIEMTGTELALLSYFLQAPGQVISKADLSLEVLGKRLSPFDRAIDMHVSNLRKKLPERVDGKPRLKTLRGKGYLLVEEG; encoded by the coding sequence ATGAACACCATTTTGCTCGTTGATGATGATAAAGAACTCCGTGATTTACTCAGCGACATTTTGACCATGGAAGGGTTTACCGTGCTGCAAGCCAGCAACGGCGAAGAAGGCTTAGAGAAACTCTCTAGCAGTGTCGACCTCGTACTGCTGGATGTAATGATGCCTCAAATGAATGGCATGGATATGCTGCGTCGCTTACGTGAAGGCTTCGACACCCCGGTGTTAATGCTCACCGCAAAAGGGGATGAGATTGATCGCGTTCTTGGTCTTGAACTTGGCGCAGATGACTATCTCCCCAAACCCTTCAGTGATCGTGAACTCCTAGCGAGGATGCGCGCTATCTTGCGCCGTACACAAGGGACACCGAAGAACCAACCCGATCAACTCTCTTTCCAAGACATCGTTATTTACCCGGGTCGGCAAGAGGTCTATTGCCAAGATCAAGCGATAGAAATGACAGGGACAGAACTGGCGCTGTTGAGCTACTTTTTACAAGCGCCGGGACAAGTTATCTCAAAAGCCGATCTCAGCCTTGAAGTCCTGGGCAAACGGCTCTCACCCTTTGACCGCGCGATTGATATGCATGTCTCCAATTTACGCAAAAAATTACCTGAACGCGTTGATGGTAAACCGCGCCTAAAAACGCTGCGTGGTAAAGGCTATCTTCTCGTAGAGGAAGGCTGA
- a CDS encoding DUF3135 domain-containing protein — MQKLPSFDEMMHMAEHHPDQLEALRTRMSEEVIDRANDAMKPRLRAQMSHIRRVISYSKNPNHANVLLMGELQTQLHRFSLALNDPAQLREHQAEVFEIQFHS; from the coding sequence ATGCAGAAGTTGCCTTCTTTCGATGAGATGATGCACATGGCTGAGCATCACCCGGATCAACTTGAAGCGCTACGCACTCGAATGAGTGAAGAGGTAATAGACCGCGCAAACGACGCGATGAAACCGCGACTCCGAGCACAAATGAGCCATATACGGCGAGTGATCAGCTACAGCAAAAATCCCAATCACGCGAACGTGTTGTTGATGGGTGAGCTACAAACTCAGTTGCACCGCTTCAGCCTGGCGCTCAACGATCCCGCTCAACTACGTGAACACCAAGCCGAGGTGTTTGAGATTCAATTCCACTCCTGA
- a CDS encoding 5-carboxymethyl-2-hydroxymuconate Delta-isomerase, protein MPNLIMEYSEPVAEQVNIPALLDDLHQVSLNSGVFAGDDVKSRAYACQHWQIGHTEDSQDFIHITFTLLSGRDEATKKELGAQLMSVLRDRASSVHSLTIEMRDMERETFTKVLQ, encoded by the coding sequence ATGCCAAATCTGATAATGGAATACTCTGAGCCTGTCGCAGAGCAGGTGAATATCCCTGCTTTGTTAGATGATTTACATCAGGTGAGTTTAAATAGCGGTGTTTTTGCGGGTGATGATGTGAAGTCTCGCGCTTATGCGTGTCAGCATTGGCAAATTGGTCACACTGAAGATAGCCAAGATTTTATTCATATTACGTTTACGTTGTTAAGTGGCCGCGATGAGGCAACGAAGAAAGAGTTGGGTGCACAGCTAATGAGTGTGTTGCGTGACCGCGCCTCCAGTGTGCACAGCTTGACGATTGAAATGCGAGATATGGAGCGAGAAACCTTCACCAAGGTTTTGCAGTAA
- the tpiA gene encoding triose-phosphate isomerase produces MRQPVVMGNWKLNGSKEMVKDLIEGLKNELNGVEGVDVAIAPPVMYLAQAEALLADSNIILGAQNVDVNAQGAFTGDISPAMLKEFGASHIIIGHSERREYHNESDEFVAKKFGFLKESGLTPVFCIGESEAQNEAGETEAVCARQVDAVINALGVEALEGAIIAYEPIWAIGTGKAATAEDAQRIHATIRAHIAEKNADVAAKVVIQYGGSVKPENAASYFAQPDIDGALVGGASLDAASFAAIAKAAAEAKKA; encoded by the coding sequence ATGCGCCAACCTGTAGTTATGGGTAACTGGAAACTCAACGGCAGCAAGGAAATGGTCAAGGATCTGATCGAAGGTCTGAAAAACGAACTGAACGGTGTTGAAGGTGTTGACGTTGCCATCGCACCACCAGTGATGTACTTAGCACAAGCTGAAGCACTACTTGCTGACAGCAACATCATTCTGGGTGCTCAGAACGTAGACGTAAACGCACAAGGCGCATTCACAGGTGACATCTCTCCAGCAATGCTGAAAGAGTTCGGTGCAAGCCACATCATCATCGGTCACTCAGAGCGCCGTGAATACCACAACGAATCAGACGAGTTCGTTGCTAAGAAGTTTGGCTTCCTAAAAGAGAGCGGCCTAACACCCGTTTTCTGTATCGGTGAGTCAGAAGCGCAAAACGAAGCAGGCGAAACAGAAGCAGTATGTGCACGTCAAGTTGACGCAGTGATCAACGCACTCGGTGTTGAAGCACTTGAAGGCGCAATCATCGCTTACGAACCAATCTGGGCAATCGGTACTGGTAAAGCGGCAACGGCTGAAGATGCACAGCGTATCCACGCAACTATCCGTGCTCACATTGCTGAGAAGAACGCAGACGTAGCAGCAAAAGTTGTTATCCAATACGGCGGTTCTGTTAAGCCTGAGAACGCAGCATCTTACTTCGCACAGCCAGATATCGATGGCGCGCTAGTCGGTGGTGCTTCACTAGACGCAGCAAGCTTTGCGGCTATCGCTAAAGCAGCGGCAGAAGCGAAAAAAGCGTAA
- a CDS encoding helix-turn-helix transcriptional regulator: MKTVDKILQRLKKFGSATAKELADEFSMTTMGARQHLQGLEQEGLITFFDERVKVGRPTRHWKLSALGHQHFADRHADLSIQLIEAMENTLDQAAMSAVIRAREENSFKHYQTSLNSVTTIKEKLEKLTTLREQEGYMAELLDADDGDFLLVENHCPICRAATKSQTLCQSELQIFRRLLGTQCTVDRTEHIIAGQRRCAYRITVND, translated from the coding sequence ATGAAGACGGTAGACAAAATACTCCAACGCCTGAAAAAGTTTGGCAGCGCCACAGCCAAAGAACTCGCAGATGAATTTTCCATGACCACCATGGGCGCGCGCCAGCACCTGCAAGGCTTAGAGCAAGAAGGGTTGATCACTTTTTTTGACGAAAGGGTCAAGGTGGGTCGGCCTACACGTCACTGGAAACTCTCTGCACTGGGACACCAGCACTTCGCTGATCGTCACGCGGATCTCTCCATTCAGCTGATTGAAGCGATGGAGAATACCTTAGATCAAGCGGCCATGTCGGCCGTCATCCGAGCGCGCGAAGAGAATAGCTTTAAGCACTATCAAACTAGCCTCAATTCAGTCACAACAATCAAAGAAAAGCTGGAAAAACTGACTACACTTAGAGAGCAAGAAGGGTATATGGCTGAGTTACTAGATGCCGATGATGGAGACTTTTTGCTTGTCGAGAATCATTGCCCCATTTGTCGTGCCGCTACCAAATCCCAAACATTATGTCAGTCTGAGCTTCAGATTTTTCGCCGCCTGTTAGGCACCCAATGCACGGTCGACCGAACGGAACATATCATCGCAGGTCAACGCCGATGCGCTTACCGTATCACTGTCAACGACTAA